The genomic interval GTCCAATCAGCGGCTTACCGAAGAATGGAAATACCGGTTCACCTGCATCCGCAAGTGCAATATTGTAACAACAAACATCGACAGGGTACCTGCGCTGGATTCAACACTGAAACACCGCATCCTGGCAGAGGCAAGGTTTATCCGTGCTTACTCTTATTTCCAGCTGGTAAGCTGGTTTGGCGATGTACCGTTTTACACGAACCTGATCACCATCGAAGAAGCCAAAAGCATCTCCCGTACAGACAAAAACGCTGTGCTCGACTTTATCCAGTCCGAACTGACCGCCATCCGTGCAGACCTGCCGGTAAATAGCTATACAGGCGCTAATGGCGGCTACCAGGAGAAAGACAAGGGCCGTATCACCCGTGGCGCTGCTATTGCCCTGAGTGCGCGGGTACATATGTTCAAAGGCGAGTGGCAGGGCGCGATCAATGACTGTGAGCTGCTGATCAACAATACCAACAATGGTACATATGCATTGCTGAGCAACTACAGTAATATCTTTACTACCGCCAATGAGTACAATAGCGAAGTGATCTTCGATATACAATATGGTGGCGGCCGTACCCACAGCTCTCAACGCAACTTCCTGCCACAGACCGTAGCACTGCTGAGAAGTACGCTGGTGCCTACCCAAGACCTCGTGGATGACTACATTATGGTGAACGGAAAGGGCATCAGGGAAGCAGGCTCCGGTTATAATGAAAATGATCCTTACACCAACAGGGATCCCCGTTTTAATGCTACCATCCTGCACGATGGTTCTACCATCACAGACTTCGACGGCAAGGTACAGACTATCCTGACCAGGCCTGGTTCAAATCCGTCTACCAACAGTGTAGATGACCAGGGTGCTTCTCCAACCGGTTACTACTTCTATAAATATTACGACCGTACTGCTACCAACTACAACTCAGGTCTAAACCTCATCGTGATCCGTTATGCAGATGTGCTGCTGATGTATGCCGAAGCGAAGAATGAACTGAGCCAGCTGGATGCCGGTGTATGGAATCAAACGATCCGCGCTTTACGTGTACGTGCAGGTTTTAATGATGCGGGAGCGCTGGAGTTTCCGGGCGTAGCACAGGATGCACTGCGTACCATCGTGCGCCGCGAAAGAAGATCGGAACTGGCGTTTGAAGGTGTACGCGCATTGGACATCCGCCGCTGGAAGATCGCCGACCAGGTAATGAGCAAGCCTGTAAGAGGTATCAAAGTATCCGGAGGCGCCTTCAGAAGAGATGCCAATGGTTATATCATTGTGGAAGACAGAACTTTCATTAATCCGAAGCATTACCTGTGGCCGGTGCCCACGTTTGAACGCGATCAGAACACAAATCTTGGTCAGAACCAGGATTGGTAATATCCCACATTAATATTTTTCAAACTGATACGATATGAAAACATTTTTCGCCAATATACTCCTTGCACTGCCGGTTTCACTGGGACTTATACTGACCGGTTGTGGAAAAGACGATCATGAACTGAATACCAATCTGACGCCTGTGAGCAGGCTGAATGCACCTGTTGATGATAAATACATTAAGCTGCAGCCCGCCACCAGCGCTACAGTAAGCTTTGAATGGGATCAGGCCCGTGCAGAAGACGGATCGCTGGTACTGTATGAAGTAGTGATTGATAAAGATGGAGGCGATTTCTCCAACCCGATTGCCAAGATCACTTCTGACGGTGGTGGTGTGCAGAACAAGCTGACGCTTTCTCACAAAGACCTGAACAGCATTGCCGGAAAAGCGGGTATTGCTGCCCTGGCTACCGGTAAACTGAAATGGACCGTAAATGCGTCCAAAGGATATAACATACAGCCTGCAAAAGAAGCCCGCACCATAGAGGTGGAAAGACCTAATGGCTTTGCTGAAATTCCTGTGGATGTATACCTGACAGGCGATGCTACTGAGGCCGGCGCTGACCTGGCACAGGCAGTTAAGCTGAAGTCAACAGCTCCCGGTGTATTTGAGATCTATACATCCCTGAAGGATGGTAAATACAAATTCGTAGACAGGAATACCGGTACGCCTACTACTTACTTCATTGATGGTGCAGCCCTGAGAGAAGGAGGGGAGAGCACACAGTCCGGTGGTACAAAGGTATACCGTCTGCGTCTGGACTTCAATAATACGGCGGCTACTGTTACAGAGATCACTGCTATTGGTCTTTGGTTTGCGCCTGAGAATAGCATTATGTACGACCTGAGCTATACTTCCAATGGTACCTGGACATTTGAGAATAAGCTGATCAATTTCCACCAGGAATCATGGGGGCGCGATGAGCGTTATAAATTCCGTGTGAGTGTGAAAGCGGCAGATGGTACAGCCGGTACAGAATGGTATGGCAGCTCCAATGCCGATAACAATCGCCCTACAGCTACAACACCGCTTTCCTTCTGGGAATTAAAGCCTGTTGTAAACAGCGATCAGTATAACTACTGTTACAAATTTGCTTCAGAAGTAGATGGTAAAAACTGTGACGTGAAACTGTATTTCTCTCCGGATAAAACTTATACGCACCAGGTAATAGTGCGCTAATCCGGTACCGGTATTCATATCACGTAAATGATCAATTAAAAGCTTATGCGTCGGATATTCCTTCTATTTACAATAACAGCGGCTATGGCCACCACTTTCACGGCTTGTCTGAAAGAGCCTGTGGATGACGGTCCGGGACCGGGCGCCGGCAAATCGACCTATAAATACAACTGGCCGGCTATTGCTGATTCTTCCGCCTCTTCCCTGATCAGTAATTTTTACAATCAGAGCGGCAAGTATTTCAACAAGAACAATGCGGGCGATCTTACTTTCAACTACTGGCCCAATGCGCATGCACTGGATGTGCTGACAGACGTTTATCTGCGTACAAACGACGCTGCTGTCAAATCGCGTATGGATGATTTGCTGGAGGGTATGAAAGCTAAAAATGGCAATACCTATATCAATCATTTCTACGACGATATGGAGTGGATGGCGCTGGCCTGCCTGCGTGCCTACGAGGCTACCAGCGACGATCGCTACAAAACAACCGCAGAGCTGTTGTGGAATGATATCAAAGGCGGCTGGGATGATACCTGGGGTGGTGGCATCTACTGGAATAAAGACCGGCAGAACAAGAATACACCAGCCAATGCCCCGGCGTCTATCATTGCTTCCCGCATGTATCAGCTGAACCGTAATGGAGAAGACCTGGCCTGGGCAAAAAAGATCTATCAATGGCAGAAAGACAACCTGGTGGATCCTGTTACCGGTCTTGTATGGGACGGGCTGGATGGCAGCGGTACCAACAAGAGCTGGAAGTTTACCTACAACCAGGGCGTCTTTATTGGCGCCGCTGTGGAGCTGTATAAGATCACCGGCGAACAGACCTACATCGCCGATGCAATGAAAACTGCCAATAACTCATTGGCAGGAGAGTTCAGCAGCGGCAATATCATGAAAGATGAAGGTGGTGGAGACGGTGGTTTGTTCAAAGGCATCCTGGTACGTTACATGATGCTGCTGATCACAGATGGAAGCCTTAGCAGCACTGATGCCGCCAAGTTTGTCAGCTTTCTGCAGCTGAATGCCCAGACCATGTGGTTGCAGGGCACTACCCGCCCGCAGGTGATATTTAACACCAGCTGGACAAAAACTGCAGCTACTACCGATCTCACTACACAACTCAGCGGCGCTATGCTGATAGAGGCGGTGGCAAGGTTGAAAGAGCTGGAGCTGATCGACTAAAACGATACGTTATATCGTTAAGGTGAGACAAAAAGGACGTGACAACAAACATTTGAAATTGTAAGTTGTTCTCTATCATAATAATATGACGGAAATTTTAGCCCGATATGCCGGGATAAAATAACTATCTTCGTTTTCCTATGAGATGAAGGCAAAAGAAAGGTTACCCCATCGGGGTAACCTTTCCTTGTTTAAGGAATAACATTGTCTATGTATACCGTCTATGTCCTTTTTTCCCGCCAGTTCGAGAAGGTTTATACTGGTCATACCACTGATCTCCTCAAGAGATTTCACTTCCATAACCAATATGGCAGGCAGAAGGGAACATTACCTTACCGGCCCTGGGAGGTCATTTACCTGGAACACTTTGATGATAAGCAGTCTGCATTACGACGGGAATGGGTATTGAAATCGGGGAAAGGAAGGGCATGGATATGGGGGAAGATCCAGGAGGAGTATTATCGGGATGGGTATATAGGGACGGCCTTGCCGGAGTAGGGAATGCTGTTCAGGCATATTTTTGTATCTCTTCAACAAGTCTGAATACTGTCGAAACAGATTGTTGTTCAGCGGGACTTAAATGAGCTACAGCTTTATAATTTCTCTTTGCACGGCTGATAGCGAGTTCTACTCTTTTTACTTTAGTTACATTATCAACAGCCATTAATGCATCAAAGAGCTCTTCTGATATTTGTTTGTCAGCTTTGCCATTATAGCTTATTCCCAGGGGACGGATATAGGTATTTATCATCTGGTGATAATCTTTTCTATTCACTTTGCCTCCCTGATGATCTGCAAAGTGCAGGATCAGCCAGTATTCAAATGCCTGATTTGAATAGCCTACCTTTATATTGTTGGCAGCAGCCATTGCTACAGCGCTATTAAAATCCCTGGCAGGAAAATCGTCTTTGTCGAATACACACCAGACCTGTTCATAGTATCGCTTTGAGGATAATTCAATGGCCTGCTTTACAACAGCAACGGTATTACGTCCATCACCAACAGCTTTTATCGTTGCAGATGAAAGCCTGAACTTCCTGAAATAAGATGGCTCTGTATTCTCACCTTCGCAGACAATTAAGATAGTTGGTTTTTCAGTAAGGAATGGGGCTGCTCTTTTTAAAGAAGGTGGATTTCTACGTTGTTGTTTGTTTGGTAGCAATCCCTCCTCGTATTGTCGGTTTTGAGTTTTTCTATTTTTTGTCATCAGGTATTTTTGAGGATGTAAATGGCGTTGAGAAATCGGTAAGGAATGGAATCGCTCCGTATCTGCCCTGAATGTAATTACTTTCGAAATTCTCGGTTCTTCTTACCTCCGACTTAAAATCACTTAGTGAATACAAGGCGGCTGCGCCATATCTGTCTTTTTCCGTGAACCATATCTGATCTCTTCTGAAAAGGCCCGAACTTAAAAGGTTGGTGTCATGTGTATTAAATATAAGCTGGGCATTCCGGGGATTATATGTTGCGGAATTGAACAACTCTACCAGTTTACAAACGAGGTTCGGATGTAGCTTTGAATCCAGTTCATCTACAAATAAAGGATAGCCCTGTTCCAATGCATCCAGGACGGGGCCTGTCAGTGAGAAGAACTTAAAAGTTCCGGATGATTCGTCATCTTCAAGAGAAAAGTTAGTATCACCAACATACTTATTATCCGCGTCATACCTGCGGTGAGTGGTGAGTATATCGGAAATGAATTCTGTATTGTCTTCACTTACCTTTTTCCGGATAAGCTCCTTGAGCCTGTTAGGCATATTTGCCGGCAGGTTATCAGGATCCACACGTTCGAGTATAATATCCTGAATACCCAGATCTGCAGCTGCCAGTAGTTCCAGTATCATTTTTTTCTGGATGACATCTTCCGTCTTGTCCATGGTGAATCCCTGGTAGCGGTGTTCCTGTAATCCTGATATTACTTTAAGTTTTTTAAACCAGTCCGTTATCTCACCTGATAATTGATCGTTGAACTGGGCTGCTACAGTAAGCAACAATGCATTTTCCCGAACGAGATCTTCTTTAGCAAGCGTGTGCCCTTTTGGAAATCTTTTGACATGGAATTCAAACCGCTGACCTTCTCTGTAGAAGATCTCAATTTCTTTTGTTTTAGGTCTGTGGTAGAGCCATTCTGCCAGTACTGCCTGTTTGGATATTTCAAACCCGTACCGGTACATTTCGTTATTGTGAAGGAACAATATCTCGAATTCGGCAGAACCGTTTTCAGTATCGGTGGCAAGTCTGAACAGGTCAACATTTATCGGGTCTCCTTTTAGCCGCTCTGTCGATGACCTTATAACAAAGTTTTTCATAAATGTTATGGCATCCATAAACCTGCTCTTCCCACTTGCATTCGCGCCGTAGACCACTGCGCTCTTTAAGATCCTTAATCCAAAGTTCGGAATCTGCATAACATTTTCCTCCTCACGAGTTTCTTTATCATAGTTCGAAGCAATCAGGTTAAGAGTCGCCTTAGCCTTGAACGTCTTAAAGTTAGAGACAGAAAAATGGATAAGCATAATAAGTGCGTTTTTTTGCATGTTTATCGCAAAAATCGTCTTTATATTCCAAAATCAGAAGAATTATACGCCTTTTTAAAGGCAGAGGTGCCATTTTTCTTATTTTGACTCCACCCCATAAAAAATAACCGGGACATTATCCCGGTTATCTATCCATAAAAAGGTAAAATATTATCTCCTCGCTCTCCCTATCAGCCACAAAATAATAATCACCACAAAGGCAACCGCCAGCACACCTACCCATACGCCCGCTTTAAAAATTCCTCCTACTACTTCACAGCTGCTCAATAACATAACGGCAAAGGCCAGCAGGCCTAGTTGTAAGTTTCTCATATACTCTTTTTCAGAAAGTATATCATACGCTGTGCCAGAGGAACGCTATCCTTTATTATGCTTAAAATCCAGCAGCAGCGATACCATATGTGCCGATAGCTGGTCTGAGCGTTTGTAGAACGCATACCTCAGCCCGATCTCCTGGAAGGAGTAATGCCGGAACATCGGTTTCAGCAATGCATAACGGGCACTGACACCGGCTTTATAACTGTTGAACCGGCTCAGGTCATAGTCGGAGGTGTAGAACGCTTCATTGATATCGTGCTCTTTATAAGGCCTGAAATACTTCGCGCTCGTCTGTGTATAGAACCGCAGGAGAGGAGATACGGTGAACTGGGGGCTCGTCTTTACCGGAACTTCCAGTTGTATGGTATGCCCCGTGATACCGAAATTATCGTGGTAAAAGCGGTAATAAGAGCGGATAACGGTATTCCTGCCCACAAATACGTTGAACTGAAGGCCAATGGGGAACTTCCACCTTTCCCGGGGCAGGTTTTCCACTCTTAGGGTATTTCCATCATTAAAATAGACCCTGTGAAAGGGGGTGGAAAGCAGGCCTTTCTGGTAGACCAGTTCCGGGAAAACGGCAAACTGCATCCGCTGGTTAACTACCTGGTACAGGGCCAGGTTGAGGTTATACGATTGCCGTGTATAGATATTGAACCAGGCGGTATCCCTTAGCTCTGACGGGTAGACCAGGGTTTCCGGGCTGTAATGGTCCGGATCAAATCTTCCCCAGCGGAGGTCATCGTAGAAATACTGAAGGGTGGCCGACCATTGCCGGCTATGATCTGCATTGTCATGCGATACGGCAACGCCAACAGGGACGGAGAGGTAATCCGACTCCAGGGCCAGACCGCTGCTGATGCCCACACGCAGCCGGGGCTTTTTCAACAGGCGGCTATAACCGGTATTAAGATGAAAACGGTTATCGTGCCGGGAGGCGGAAGACATCACCATATCAATACGGTCCGTAGAGGCGGAGGTAATGACGTCTATTCCGAATCCGAGATCAAAGGTATTCAAAGAGTCCCGTTGATGGGAGATGGAGACATCGGTAGCATAGACCTGTAGGTTTTCAGTACCTGTTCCCCCGGTTACGGCTGAATGATTTCCATCCTGCGTGTAGAAGGAGAACAGCACCTGTATGTCTGTCTGAGAGATCTTTTGTTTCTTATAAGCCGTACTGTCGATTCCTTTTTGCGCAGATGCCGTGAAATAGGCCGCCAGCAATCCTGCCGCAATAAATAGTCTTTTCATTTAAGATCAGTTACAACCACATCCTCCGCTACTCTTCCCACTACCACCTCCACTGCTTCCTTCACGGTAAGTATGTACGTTTTCGTCAAATTTTTCTATTCCTCTTTTGCCCAGTTGCATACTCTCGTCGTTGAGGTACATCCGCTGGTATGGTTTTACTGTCGCGCATGACTGCATGACCAGTAATACCAGCAGGGTACCTGTGGCGCCAAGCAGGATGCTGCTGCTATTAGCCTTTTGCATGTATTTGAATATTATCCGATTGAATAACTTTATTCCTTCCGTCTATAATGATACAGTGCACATCCGGTAGCTGGTTCACCAGATCAAGGCCTACAACGGGGCCCATGACGGTAATGGCGGTAGCCAGTGCGTCGGATAGTTCTGCGCTGGGGCTGACCACTGTTACACTTTTGATATAAGGTACCGGCCATCCTTTGCGGGGATCTATGTTGTGGGAGTAACGGATGCCGCCGCGCTCCACATATTGTTCATAATTCCCGGAGGTGGCTACGGATGCATTGTTCACCGGTAACCACAGCAGTGCCTTGCCGGGATCGTCGGGATGCGCGATGCCTATCTTCCAGGGACCACCGTCCGGTTGGGTGCCCCAGGCAGTCAGGTCGCCGCTGGCATTGATCACACCGCTGGTAGCGCCATCTGCAATCCAGAGCGCTTTTACCCTATCTGCTGCATAGCCCTTGCCAATGCCTCCGAACTCGATGCGCATGCCATTGCGTTTCAGTTGTATGCAATGATTGTTCAGGAGCGCGATATGCTGGAAGCCTATGCATTGCATCGCCTGTTCTATTGCCGTTTTTTCAGGCCAGCTGAAGTGCTCGTATTTGAAGTTGAACAGCTTTTTCAATACGCCGGCCGAAATATCGAAAGCTCCCTGTGTAATAGTGCTTATCTTATTACAACGATGTATCAACTGGTATACTTCAGGGGGGATGGGTATCGGCGCTCCGCCTGCCTGCGCGTTGATCTGTGCGGTGACGGAATTTTCATTGAACACTGTGAGCAGGGCCTCTATCCGTTGTATTTCCGATACGCCTTCCTGTAACCGCCTTGCAGTGATCGCTTCTGTTGCTCCCGTAGCTATCAGCTCAAAATCAGAGCCCATTAACCTGGTATGAAGCTTACTGCTGTGCATGAGTGGCTATTGAAGAAGGTGTTTAAGTGTGGAGATAAAACCGGCGGGGGTTTCTTCCCGGTAAGGTACATAAGCCAGCAGTTTCTTACCGGGACTTAACAATACCACCTGCGGGAAAGCGCCCTGCGGATTAAATGCCGCTGCTAAGGAATCGTATTGTAAGCGGAGTGGCGCCGCTATCTTTTTCCGCTGCGGAAAATCAGCTTCCAGGAGCACGAGATTGTCTCCTGCAAAGCTCAGAAAGCTACTATCCGATAATATTTGTTTGTTAAATCTGATACAGGGTATGCACCAATCTGATCCGGAAAACACCAGCATCACTTTTT from Chitinophaga filiformis carries:
- a CDS encoding AAA family ATPase, producing MLIHFSVSNFKTFKAKATLNLIASNYDKETREEENVMQIPNFGLRILKSAVVYGANASGKSRFMDAITFMKNFVIRSSTERLKGDPINVDLFRLATDTENGSAEFEILFLHNNEMYRYGFEISKQAVLAEWLYHRPKTKEIEIFYREGQRFEFHVKRFPKGHTLAKEDLVRENALLLTVAAQFNDQLSGEITDWFKKLKVISGLQEHRYQGFTMDKTEDVIQKKMILELLAAADLGIQDIILERVDPDNLPANMPNRLKELIRKKVSEDNTEFISDILTTHRRYDADNKYVGDTNFSLEDDESSGTFKFFSLTGPVLDALEQGYPLFVDELDSKLHPNLVCKLVELFNSATYNPRNAQLIFNTHDTNLLSSGLFRRDQIWFTEKDRYGAAALYSLSDFKSEVRRTENFESNYIQGRYGAIPFLTDFSTPFTSSKIPDDKK
- a CDS encoding thioredoxin family protein; protein product: MRSILFLLLIVALRGSAHAQVLRYPDKAFELAQASGKKVMLVFSGSDWCIPCIRFNKQILSDSSFLSFAGDNLVLLEADFPQRKKIAAPLRLQYDSLAAAFNPQGAFPQVVLLSPGKKLLAYVPYREETPAGFISTLKHLLQ
- a CDS encoding FAD:protein FMN transferase, translating into MHSSKLHTRLMGSDFELIATGATEAITARRLQEGVSEIQRIEALLTVFNENSVTAQINAQAGGAPIPIPPEVYQLIHRCNKISTITQGAFDISAGVLKKLFNFKYEHFSWPEKTAIEQAMQCIGFQHIALLNNHCIQLKRNGMRIEFGGIGKGYAADRVKALWIADGATSGVINASGDLTAWGTQPDGGPWKIGIAHPDDPGKALLWLPVNNASVATSGNYEQYVERGGIRYSHNIDPRKGWPVPYIKSVTVVSPSAELSDALATAITVMGPVVGLDLVNQLPDVHCIIIDGRNKVIQSDNIQIHAKG
- a CDS encoding DUF4266 domain-containing protein; its protein translation is MQKANSSSILLGATGTLLVLLVMQSCATVKPYQRMYLNDESMQLGKRGIEKFDENVHTYREGSSGGGSGKSSGGCGCN
- a CDS encoding DUF3570 domain-containing protein, whose protein sequence is MKRLFIAAGLLAAYFTASAQKGIDSTAYKKQKISQTDIQVLFSFYTQDGNHSAVTGGTGTENLQVYATDVSISHQRDSLNTFDLGFGIDVITSASTDRIDMVMSSASRHDNRFHLNTGYSRLLKKPRLRVGISSGLALESDYLSVPVGVAVSHDNADHSRQWSATLQYFYDDLRWGRFDPDHYSPETLVYPSELRDTAWFNIYTRQSYNLNLALYQVVNQRMQFAVFPELVYQKGLLSTPFHRVYFNDGNTLRVENLPRERWKFPIGLQFNVFVGRNTVIRSYYRFYHDNFGITGHTIQLEVPVKTSPQFTVSPLLRFYTQTSAKYFRPYKEHDINEAFYTSDYDLSRFNSYKAGVSARYALLKPMFRHYSFQEIGLRYAFYKRSDQLSAHMVSLLLDFKHNKG
- a CDS encoding SusE domain-containing protein, which produces MKTFFANILLALPVSLGLILTGCGKDDHELNTNLTPVSRLNAPVDDKYIKLQPATSATVSFEWDQARAEDGSLVLYEVVIDKDGGDFSNPIAKITSDGGGVQNKLTLSHKDLNSIAGKAGIAALATGKLKWTVNASKGYNIQPAKEARTIEVERPNGFAEIPVDVYLTGDATEAGADLAQAVKLKSTAPGVFEIYTSLKDGKYKFVDRNTGTPTTYFIDGAALREGGESTQSGGTKVYRLRLDFNNTAATVTEITAIGLWFAPENSIMYDLSYTSNGTWTFENKLINFHQESWGRDERYKFRVSVKAADGTAGTEWYGSSNADNNRPTATTPLSFWELKPVVNSDQYNYCYKFASEVDGKNCDVKLYFSPDKTYTHQVIVR
- a CDS encoding glycoside hydrolase family 76 protein codes for the protein MRRIFLLFTITAAMATTFTACLKEPVDDGPGPGAGKSTYKYNWPAIADSSASSLISNFYNQSGKYFNKNNAGDLTFNYWPNAHALDVLTDVYLRTNDAAVKSRMDDLLEGMKAKNGNTYINHFYDDMEWMALACLRAYEATSDDRYKTTAELLWNDIKGGWDDTWGGGIYWNKDRQNKNTPANAPASIIASRMYQLNRNGEDLAWAKKIYQWQKDNLVDPVTGLVWDGLDGSGTNKSWKFTYNQGVFIGAAVELYKITGEQTYIADAMKTANNSLAGEFSSGNIMKDEGGGDGGLFKGILVRYMMLLITDGSLSSTDAAKFVSFLQLNAQTMWLQGTTRPQVIFNTSWTKTAATTDLTTQLSGAMLIEAVARLKELELID
- a CDS encoding phosphatidate cytidylyltransferase, encoding MRNLQLGLLAFAVMLLSSCEVVGGIFKAGVWVGVLAVAFVVIIILWLIGRARR
- a CDS encoding RloB family protein, whose product is MTKNRKTQNRQYEEGLLPNKQQRRNPPSLKRAAPFLTEKPTILIVCEGENTEPSYFRKFRLSSATIKAVGDGRNTVAVVKQAIELSSKRYYEQVWCVFDKDDFPARDFNSAVAMAAANNIKVGYSNQAFEYWLILHFADHQGGKVNRKDYHQMINTYIRPLGISYNGKADKQISEELFDALMAVDNVTKVKRVELAISRAKRNYKAVAHLSPAEQQSVSTVFRLVEEIQKYA
- a CDS encoding RagB/SusD family nutrient uptake outer membrane protein — its product is MKKLLLPILCVTLLFSCRKLDQPITRDYTDAAYWRTADDALAALASCYENLSDDSYYFGDEALSDNAFVNGIGYKAVSTIASGAYDPSNQRLTEEWKYRFTCIRKCNIVTTNIDRVPALDSTLKHRILAEARFIRAYSYFQLVSWFGDVPFYTNLITIEEAKSISRTDKNAVLDFIQSELTAIRADLPVNSYTGANGGYQEKDKGRITRGAAIALSARVHMFKGEWQGAINDCELLINNTNNGTYALLSNYSNIFTTANEYNSEVIFDIQYGGGRTHSSQRNFLPQTVALLRSTLVPTQDLVDDYIMVNGKGIREAGSGYNENDPYTNRDPRFNATILHDGSTITDFDGKVQTILTRPGSNPSTNSVDDQGASPTGYYFYKYYDRTATNYNSGLNLIVIRYADVLLMYAEAKNELSQLDAGVWNQTIRALRVRAGFNDAGALEFPGVAQDALRTIVRRERRSELAFEGVRALDIRRWKIADQVMSKPVRGIKVSGGAFRRDANGYIIVEDRTFINPKHYLWPVPTFERDQNTNLGQNQDW
- a CDS encoding GIY-YIG nuclease family protein, with product MYTVYVLFSRQFEKVYTGHTTDLLKRFHFHNQYGRQKGTLPYRPWEVIYLEHFDDKQSALRREWVLKSGKGRAWIWGKIQEEYYRDGYIGTALPE